From Microcystis aeruginosa NIES-2549, a single genomic window includes:
- a CDS encoding HNH endonuclease, translating to MAKTPRIPIPIEVRKYVYQRDNYQCQSCGKPENFTQLSIDHIIPLALGGSNDIAVCTCMRYNRRGQ from the coding sequence ATGGCAAAAACTCCGAGAATACCGATTCCGATCGAAGTGAGAAAATATGTTTATCAAAGGGATAATTATCAATGTCAGAGTTGCGGTAAACCCGAAAACTTTACCCAACTTTCCATAGATCATATAATTCCCTTAGCTTTAGGTGGCAGTAACGATATAGCGGTATGCACTTGCATGAGGTACAATAGAAGAGGACAATAA
- a CDS encoding helix-turn-helix domain-containing protein: MKPYSLDLRQKIIETYEENNLSQRELAKRFRVALSFIQKLIKQWRETGNLNPRPHGGGQKLKLKSDEIILLGDLVQEKKDATLDELRKQIEEKTQTVVSNSTISRILKRLNLTQKKKLTR; the protein is encoded by the coding sequence ATGAAGCCCTATTCTTTAGACTTGCGACAAAAGATCATCGAGACCTACGAGGAGAATAACCTCTCACAACGTGAGTTAGCCAAAAGATTTAGAGTAGCTTTAAGCTTTATCCAGAAACTAATCAAGCAGTGGCGTGAAACAGGAAATCTAAATCCCCGACCGCATGGTGGAGGACAAAAACTCAAGCTTAAGAGCGACGAAATTATCTTGCTGGGCGATTTAGTCCAAGAAAAGAAAGATGCCACCTTAGACGAGTTAAGAAAACAAATTGAGGAAAAAACACAGACGGTGGTGAGTAACTCAACAATCAGTAGAATTTTAAAACGGCTAAATTTAACTCAAAAAAAAAAGCTTACACGCTAG
- a CDS encoding KGK domain-containing protein gives MNINTFNNSRKIIIEDDNIVLMFEKEKVILVRKFKEKIQADFLKYIANFTSYGRLRKDLQDIYSIFGQISKIEWVHYPIEKDCKLLILGDKDWRTGKVKTYGECTFSNVLEKLSNRSSSTLSDIQNEIFWKEMTNQGFKDFDEIRQIKITLEFIPEESTIEQEPESPLEEIRQMLRENPEKTNFNS, from the coding sequence ATTAATATTAATACTTTTAACAACTCTCGGAAAATCATTATCGAAGATGATAATATTGTATTGATGTTTGAAAAAGAAAAAGTTATTTTAGTGAGAAAATTTAAAGAAAAAATCCAAGCAGATTTTTTGAAGTATATCGCCAACTTTACTTCCTATGGAAGACTAAGAAAAGATCTGCAAGATATATATTCTATCTTTGGTCAAATTAGTAAAATTGAATGGGTTCATTATCCGATTGAGAAGGATTGTAAATTATTAATACTGGGTGATAAAGACTGGAGAACAGGAAAAGTTAAAACTTATGGAGAATGTACTTTTTCTAATGTTTTAGAAAAACTTTCAAACAGGTCAAGCAGTACTTTGAGTGATATTCAAAATGAAATTTTCTGGAAAGAAATGACAAATCAAGGCTTTAAGGATTTCGATGAAATTCGTCAAATAAAAATTACTCTAGAATTTATTCCCGAAGAAAGCACAATTGAGCAAGAACCAGAATCACCTCTAGAGGAAATTCGGCAAATGTTGCGAGAAAATCCAGAAAAAACTAACTTCAATTCCTGA
- a CDS encoding N-6 DNA methylase, producing the protein MFEQTFKNIDDILRKEAGCATELDYAEQISWILFLKYLDDRSVDRQNRALLTGEDYDPLLDEPYRWSNWAYPKDARGELLKTAKVGDDLIEFVNSELFPYFQGFKQYAEPGTFGAKIGEIFAGVRNKFQSGYNLREVLESIDRLQFRTQQQKHELSDLYETRIKNMGNAGRNGGEYYTPRPLIRAMIQVIKPQLGETIYDGACGSAGFLCEAYEYLRHSKADLSTKELETLQTRTFFGKEKKALAYIAGFS; encoded by the coding sequence ATGTTCGAGCAGACATTTAAGAATATCGACGATATTCTCCGAAAAGAGGCGGGATGCGCCACGGAGTTGGATTACGCAGAACAGATCTCCTGGATTCTCTTTTTGAAATATCTCGACGATCGGTCAGTCGATCGCCAGAATCGGGCATTATTGACGGGGGAAGACTACGATCCGTTACTAGACGAACCCTATCGCTGGTCGAATTGGGCCTACCCCAAGGACGCAAGGGGTGAACTGCTGAAAACCGCCAAGGTAGGGGACGATCTGATCGAGTTCGTCAATAGCGAGCTATTTCCCTACTTTCAGGGATTCAAGCAATACGCAGAACCGGGGACGTTCGGGGCTAAGATCGGGGAAATTTTTGCGGGGGTGCGGAATAAGTTTCAGAGCGGGTACAACCTGCGGGAAGTTCTCGAAAGTATCGACCGGCTTCAGTTTCGCACACAACAGCAGAAACACGAGCTTTCGGATCTCTACGAAACCCGGATCAAAAATATGGGCAATGCGGGGCGAAACGGGGGCGAATATTACACCCCGCGGCCCCTGATCCGGGCGATGATTCAAGTGATTAAACCGCAATTAGGGGAGACGATTTATGACGGGGCCTGCGGTTCGGCGGGGTTTCTCTGCGAGGCCTACGAGTATTTACGCCACAGTAAGGCCGATCTGAGTACGAAAGAGCTAGAAACGCTACAGACGAGGACTTTTTTCGGCAAGGAGAAAAAGGCTTTAGCCTATATAGCGGGTTTCAGTTGA
- a CDS encoding transglutaminase domain-containing protein gives MAYKRNYRRRKNRQSGRTIPGIFIFLVLISFGMAFKNQSSQLLRNFQSFKPANDLIYNTNNLQLSQPIIPGNDPQVRQGNYQNIDPLARSINYSGNSLSELATILSKYAKTEAEKARIIYVWITHNITYDVASFFRGNYGDASAYTVLKNRLAVCSGYANLYQALAEKMGLKSAVVIGYAKGLGYLVGNGSDANHAWNTVRINNAWYLIDATWGAGVVNNNQFQRQFNPHYFATPPAQLIYSHFPEQTQWQLLPKVYRKQQFDSWPIVTSQFFRDGIKLVNYKSYNIQSSGMTEVILQVPTHTQISAQLQQNNLPINGHLPLIQRVNGQAIIKVSFPQTGTYDLMVFSKNKSDQNHFNHALSYRITSNARGVPIPKTFATFEENNTYLYSPTIAKLTKNQLANFKIEVPNALAVVIIDQSSGNWTPLTKSGNLFFGNVKVGSGKITIAGKFTDGNNYASLVEYE, from the coding sequence ATGGCTTATAAAAGAAATTATCGCCGCCGCAAGAATCGGCAATCGGGAAGGACAATTCCAGGGATTTTCATCTTTTTAGTTTTAATCTCCTTTGGGATGGCATTTAAAAACCAAAGTTCTCAACTGCTCAGGAATTTTCAATCATTTAAACCGGCAAATGACTTAATTTATAATACTAATAATCTGCAACTTTCTCAGCCAATTATTCCGGGGAATGATCCCCAAGTTAGACAGGGAAATTATCAAAACATTGATCCTCTAGCTCGCAGCATCAATTATTCAGGGAATTCTCTATCAGAATTAGCAACAATTCTATCTAAATATGCCAAAACAGAAGCAGAAAAAGCCCGCATTATTTACGTTTGGATAACCCATAATATTACCTACGATGTGGCAAGTTTTTTCAGGGGTAATTACGGTGATGCTAGTGCTTATACTGTCCTCAAAAATCGTTTAGCTGTCTGTTCAGGTTATGCCAATCTTTATCAAGCTTTAGCAGAAAAAATGGGATTAAAATCAGCAGTTGTTATCGGTTATGCAAAAGGATTAGGCTATCTAGTGGGCAATGGTAGTGATGCTAACCATGCTTGGAATACTGTCAGAATTAATAATGCTTGGTATCTAATTGATGCAACTTGGGGTGCGGGAGTAGTCAATAACAATCAATTTCAACGGCAATTTAATCCTCATTATTTTGCTACTCCACCCGCACAATTAATTTATAGTCATTTTCCCGAACAAACCCAGTGGCAATTATTACCGAAAGTTTATAGAAAACAACAATTTGATTCTTGGCCGATTGTGACATCACAATTTTTTCGAGATGGGATAAAATTAGTCAATTACAAGAGTTATAATATCCAGTCTTCAGGGATGACAGAAGTTATTTTACAAGTTCCTACTCACACCCAGATTTCTGCTCAATTGCAGCAAAATAATTTACCTATCAATGGCCATTTACCCTTAATTCAAAGAGTCAATGGACAAGCAATAATTAAAGTTTCCTTTCCCCAAACTGGTACTTATGATTTGATGGTTTTCTCTAAAAATAAATCCGATCAAAACCACTTTAATCATGCTTTATCTTATCGAATTACCAGCAATGCTAGGGGTGTCCCTATCCCGAAAACCTTTGCTACTTTTGAAGAAAATAATACCTATCTTTATAGTCCCACAATAGCCAAATTAACTAAGAATCAATTGGCAAATTTTAAAATAGAAGTACCTAATGCTTTAGCTGTGGTTATCATCGATCAATCATCGGGTAACTGGACTCCTTTAACTAAGTCAGGTAATTTATTTTTCGGTAATGTTAAAGTTGGTTCAGGAAAGATAACTATCGCTGGCAAGTTTACCGACGGTAATAACTACGCTAGTTTAGTTGAGTACGAGTAA
- the rfbB gene encoding dTDP-glucose 4,6-dehydratase, whose amino-acid sequence MATENQARNIVITGGAGFIGSNFVHHWCENYPEDRVIVLDALTYAGNLNNLATLKDRKNFRFLQGDICDRALVDQLFAGENIDTVAHFAAESHVDRSILGPGAFVQTNVVGTFTLLESFRQHWLSNHQPDNYRFLHVSTDEVYGSLGVDDPAFTETTPYAPNSPYSASKAGSDHLARAYFHTYGMPTIITNCSNNYGSYHFPEKLIPLMCINILLGKPLPVYGDGQNVRDWLYVRDHCQALDTVIHKGKVGETYNIGGNNEVKNIDLVRMLCELMDELAPDLPVQPAQNLITFVKDRPGHDRRYAIDATKIRTELGWQPQETVEGGLRKTIQWYLDHRDWWQPLLSKEYQEYYGKVYG is encoded by the coding sequence ATGGCGACAGAAAATCAAGCTAGAAACATAGTAATTACTGGTGGAGCAGGATTTATCGGCTCGAATTTTGTTCATCATTGGTGCGAGAATTATCCCGAGGATCGTGTCATTGTTCTCGATGCTCTTACCTACGCAGGCAATTTGAATAATTTAGCGACACTGAAAGATAGAAAGAATTTCCGTTTTCTGCAAGGGGATATCTGCGATCGAGCGTTAGTTGATCAATTATTTGCCGGTGAAAATATCGATACAGTTGCCCATTTTGCCGCCGAATCCCATGTGGATCGATCGATTCTCGGTCCTGGGGCTTTTGTGCAGACTAATGTGGTGGGAACTTTTACTCTATTAGAAAGTTTTCGGCAACATTGGTTAAGTAATCATCAACCGGATAACTATCGTTTTCTGCACGTTTCCACCGATGAGGTTTATGGCAGTTTAGGAGTAGATGATCCGGCTTTTACCGAAACTACTCCCTATGCTCCTAATAGTCCCTATTCTGCCTCAAAAGCGGGGAGTGATCATCTAGCGAGAGCTTATTTTCACACCTACGGAATGCCGACAATTATTACTAATTGCTCTAATAATTATGGTTCCTATCATTTTCCCGAAAAGTTAATTCCTTTGATGTGTATTAATATTCTTTTGGGGAAACCTTTACCCGTTTATGGTGATGGTCAAAATGTTCGAGATTGGTTATATGTGCGTGATCATTGTCAAGCTTTAGATACAGTTATTCACAAGGGAAAAGTGGGAGAAACCTATAATATTGGCGGCAATAACGAGGTAAAAAATATCGATTTAGTCAGGATGTTATGTGAGTTAATGGATGAATTGGCCCCCGATTTACCCGTGCAACCCGCTCAGAATTTAATTACTTTTGTTAAGGATCGTCCCGGACATGATCGCCGGTATGCTATTGATGCCACTAAAATTCGCACCGAATTAGGTTGGCAACCTCAAGAAACCGTAGAGGGGGGATTAAGAAAAACCATTCAATGGTATCTCGATCATCGGGATTGGTGGCAACCTTTGTTATCCAAAGAATATCAAGAGTATTATGGGAAAGTTTACGGTTAG
- a CDS encoding transposase, protein MQKLREEYWEKIRDVRAEDLVFVDESGSNLGMTRLYGRAEKGQRVYDSVPLNRGKNVTIIGAIALKGLLAFINVFGAANGLIFEAFIATLLVPNLWKGACVLMDNASIHQKETLEPMALPNLSCKIKKKQTIIADQ, encoded by the coding sequence GTGCAAAAATTAAGAGAAGAATATTGGGAGAAAATCCGAGATGTTAGAGCGGAAGATTTGGTTTTCGTTGACGAGTCTGGCTCTAATCTAGGGATGACAAGACTTTATGGCAGGGCTGAAAAAGGTCAGAGAGTGTATGATTCAGTTCCGTTAAACCGAGGAAAAAACGTCACGATAATTGGAGCGATAGCGCTCAAAGGCTTGCTGGCTTTTATCAATGTATTTGGAGCCGCAAATGGTTTAATATTTGAAGCATTTATTGCTACATTATTAGTTCCAAACTTGTGGAAAGGAGCTTGTGTATTAATGGATAATGCTTCGATTCATCAAAAAGAAACCCTCGAACCAATGGCTCTTCCGAACTTGTCATGTAAAATTAAAAAAAAACAGACAATTATTGCTGACCAATAA
- a CDS encoding ISL3 family transposase, protein MPSNPQLKLMTELLHLEGVVVTNYQIITDIGIVLHLENMSRESQCIHCGSKTEKVHQNNELTIRDLPFGEQALYLRINRRQMRCEKCGKKFTEELNYLPKKRTYTDRFRKKIVAEVLNSDLKNTAERNGVSEQEIETMLKDLGEELITAKPQGLKKLGIDEIAMIKGKGNYYAVLVNIDTGKIIGLGEKRTEEALTEYLKHWGEEVLSQIEEVSINLWIGYKNVAEKLMPQAQIVGDRFHVMKQVNNELDEARKEVKREAAKIKNKKNKENILAGIAKSKYALLKNEGDLVEKERKKLEEIYKVSPKLGEMHKLKEEFREVFEKNTEGNEGLFALSDWLKKAMAYFPKSCQTIRRWIDEITAYFDNRTTQGTVEGINNKLKVIKRRGYGFRNFKNFSLRCLLNWHFAS, encoded by the coding sequence ATGCCATCAAATCCACAATTAAAGTTAATGACCGAGCTACTTCACCTAGAAGGAGTTGTCGTTACCAATTATCAAATTATTACCGATATAGGAATTGTTTTACATTTAGAAAATATGTCAAGAGAAAGCCAGTGCATTCATTGTGGAAGTAAAACGGAAAAAGTTCATCAAAACAATGAATTAACAATCCGAGATTTACCCTTTGGAGAACAGGCATTATATCTGAGAATCAATCGTCGTCAGATGAGATGCGAGAAATGTGGGAAAAAATTCACAGAAGAACTAAATTATTTGCCGAAGAAAAGAACCTACACAGACAGATTTAGAAAAAAAATAGTGGCCGAAGTCCTGAATAGTGATCTCAAAAATACGGCAGAAAGAAATGGAGTAAGCGAACAAGAAATAGAGACGATGCTCAAAGACTTAGGAGAAGAGTTAATAACCGCAAAACCTCAAGGGCTAAAAAAACTAGGAATAGATGAAATAGCCATGATAAAGGGAAAAGGAAATTACTATGCTGTGTTAGTAAATATAGACACAGGAAAAATTATAGGCTTAGGGGAAAAAAGAACAGAAGAAGCATTAACAGAATATCTGAAACACTGGGGAGAAGAGGTTTTGAGCCAAATAGAGGAAGTAAGTATAAACCTGTGGATAGGGTATAAAAATGTGGCAGAAAAACTAATGCCTCAAGCTCAAATAGTAGGGGATAGATTCCATGTAATGAAACAAGTAAATAACGAGCTAGATGAAGCAAGAAAGGAGGTAAAAAGAGAGGCAGCTAAGATAAAAAACAAGAAAAATAAAGAAAATATCTTAGCAGGAATAGCCAAGAGCAAATATGCCTTATTAAAGAATGAAGGAGACTTAGTAGAGAAAGAAAGGAAAAAATTGGAAGAAATATATAAAGTGTCTCCAAAACTTGGGGAAATGCACAAATTAAAAGAGGAATTTAGAGAAGTATTTGAGAAAAATACGGAGGGGAATGAGGGATTATTTGCCTTGAGTGATTGGCTCAAAAAGGCGATGGCTTACTTTCCTAAAAGCTGCCAGACAATTCGGCGGTGGATTGACGAAATAACTGCCTATTTTGATAACCGAACAACCCAGGGAACAGTTGAAGGAATTAATAATAAACTGAAGGTGATTAAAAGGAGAGGCTATGGATTTAGAAACTTTAAAAACTTTAGTCTTAGATGTTTATTAAATTGGCATTTTGCTAGTTGA